A window of the Vespa velutina chromosome 7, iVesVel2.1, whole genome shotgun sequence genome harbors these coding sequences:
- the LOC124950353 gene encoding probable 28S ribosomal protein S26, mitochondrial produces the protein MLRTKQISGVCSLTLGNFIKCEQFEPNIIYTQCIRWKRKPIWLPTAKSKVFRVPPRPKILMEEYIELKRLNNNYRTVMKSLMQYFENEFKKSQVQFDEITVNKLAEKDFIQSNLINDEWNMQIAKIREDRLAREKEERKETILKKLLEKEERDKRKEQEIEEHVKKLKEEAPTFITAANIDKAIEEALINIVNHDFAIDLKGNCYTEPYTDSKKTNVNSNNVVSL, from the exons atgtTACGAACAAAACAAATAAGTGGTGTTTGTTCATTAACATTgggtaattttataaagtgCGAACAGTTTGAgccaaatataatttatacgcaGTGCATTCGATGGAAAAGGAAACCGATTTGGTTACCAACTGCAAAGAGCAAGGTATTCAGAGTACCTCCAAGACCAAAAATACTTATGGAAGAATATATAGAacttaaaagattaaataataattacagaaCAGTCATGAAATCACTTAT gcaatattttgaaaatgagTTTAAGAAGAGTCAAGTCCAATTTGATGAAATAACTGTAAATAAATTAGCGGAAAAGGATTTCATACaatctaatttaataaatgatgaaTGGAACATGCAAATAGCCAAAATTAGAGAAGACAGATtggcaagagaaaaagaagaaagaaaagaaactatattaaagaagttattagaaaaagaggaaagagataaaCGGAAGGAACAAGAAATTGAAGAGCATGTTAAAAAACTTAAGGAAGAAGCACCTACTTTTATAACTGCTGCAAATATAGATAAAGCGATTGAGGAagcattaataaatattgtgaaTCATGATTTTGCTATTGATTTGAAAGGAAACTGTTATACAGAACCATACACTGacagtaaaaaaacaaatgtaaatagtaataatgtcGTGAgcctataa
- the LOC124950352 gene encoding Kv channel-interacting protein 1-like isoform X1 codes for MYSVTVTPGRSSEKQSTSRNKETELVGYKSRRRESVPVRVLNYIRSQFQAEGIPEGELEELGGVLGGSGGGTLTLGGRHKPEELATLAANTRFSRKEIQLIYRGFKQECPSGLVDEEAFKQIFSQFFPQGDASQYAHYVFNTMKRKHSGKISFEEFLTILSKVSRGSVEEKLQWVFGLYDLDGDGLISKEEMLDVVGSIYEMLGRYTQPQIVEPHLAAREHVDRIFHLMDANKDGVVTIEELVQWCSKDEQLLRSLDTLDTVL; via the exons ATGTATAGCGTTACTGTGACCCCGGGAAGATCTTCTGAGAAACAAAGTACATCgcgaaataaagaaacagaatTGGTGGGTTacaaaagtagaagaagagaatctGTACCAGTAAGAGTTTTAAATTACATCCGGTCTCAGTTTCAAGCGGAAGGCATTCCGG AGGGAGAACTTGAAGAACTCGGGGGCGTTTTAGGGGGTTCTGGAGGCGGGACCTTAACCTTGGGGGGACGTCACAAGCCCGAGGAATTGGCAACCTTAGCAGCTAACACGAGATTTTCAAGAAAGGAGATACAATTGATTTATCGTGGATTTAAGCAAGAGTGTCCTTCCGGATTGGTCGACGAGGAAGCTTTCAAACAAATCTTTTCGCAATTTTTTCCACAGGGAG ATGCCAGCCAGTATGCTCATTACGTGTTCAACACTATGAAGAGGAAACATTCCGGTAAAATAAGTTTCGAG GAGTTCCTGACGATTCTATCAAAAGTATCTCGAGGATCGGTGGAAGAAAAGTTACAGTGGGTTTTCGGATTATATGATCTAGATGGCGATGGATTAATCAGCAAGGAAGAAATGTTGGACGTCGTTGGATCCATTTATGAAATGCTGGGTCGTTATACTCAACCACAAATAGTCGAGCCGCATTTGGCTGCACGCGAACACGTCGATCGTATATTCCAT CTAATGGATGCGAACAAGGACGGCGTTGTAACTATCGAGGAATTGGTGCAATGGTGTTCTAAGGACGAGCAATTATTACGAAGTCTCGACACTCTTGACACAGTATTGTGA
- the LOC124950349 gene encoding uncharacterized protein LOC124950349 isoform X1, which translates to MAKISRVPVFENERQRYLKIVIQGIASIGCEISSARQHKELLIKIIRAARSRDNGEVDRLLSDLKQTRKKRTRKIKAEKLGITSTPIQSPDNVMAEDYYHSQQQQQQQQRSPYQWVGAEEEIVSREDDKIPHYEEFRQFLLRKIQREFQTYNTPHNPQHESTIVDLRTTASSSTAHSFPVDIVNCSKPNLIGINESNSCIYPLTNHIQYHHLQKDSSKSTCGSILLKKMLQAPVGTNLGELASPVFGDYRVWPVEQYHSENILDNSDTLTAESVDNDNEDNLVINTDCYGVLNNVRDEYLLHDTNFKNVQDIDQMSNVLTDQNSNQYHCNYANNDLKQNYQTWTITNVMDSIDESYIDTDISTSKVLHAIYLDNPVTNANNGNSNYRYHISENVYNDNPTVLNIDSSEDPLYYSPTIMSNVQSTSTDQAYLENHNKYIGETREYFQMTGSAGSINFASDVPALNQTLPNNIPCNSEVTYQYSNLHDNHQSYVTMSQSFESRQSNDLVTSQDMNICKDSVTERVQSCSDGMLDPFWPKWSHKKLSDNNLENILNFNISKRIDYTKIDQTSCIYCYTAPIVTHKAVLPTDVCSQQIKLVAEQRHHSFSPYWLLYNDSSAGMRMANIQSNADECSAEQVWMIRATSMSNNNNSNIKDSIDESEDSINDVWMNDYSKYRMPLQKDINSCEVINAEVSESLFSTIHTESNLKNETISTSQMQEDITY; encoded by the exons ATGGCTAAAATCTCTCGAGTCCCGGTATTTGAAAATGAACGGCAACGATATCTCAAGATTGTCATACAAGGAATTGCAAGCATTGGCTGTGAAATATCGAGTGCCAGGCAACATAAag AGCtgcttattaaaataataagggCCGCAAGAAGCAGAGACAATGGCGAAGTCGATAGATTGTTGAGCGATTTAAAACAGACGCGGAAGAAGAGAACACGAAAGATCAAGGCCGAAAAGCTTGGTATAACCTCCACACCGATACAAAGTCCAGATAACGTCATGGCCgaagattattatcattcgcaacaacagcaacagcagcaacaacgaTCGCCTTATCAATGG gtAGGTgcagaagaagaaattgtaaGTAGAGAGGATGACAAGATTCCACATTATGAAGAATTTAGGCAATTTTTGTTACGGAAAATACAAAGAGAATTTCAAACATATAATACACCTCATAATCCACAACACGAATCGACAATTGTGGATCTAAGAACTACGGCAAGTAGTTCTACTGCACATTCCTTTCCTGTAGATATAGTTAATTGTTCTAAGCCTAATTTGATAGGTATTAATGAATCGAATTCTTGCATATATCCTTTAACTAATCATATACAGTATCATCACCTACAAAAAGATTCAAGCAAGAGTACATGTGGATCAATACTTCTTAAAAAGATGTTACAAGCTCCAGTTGGTACAAATTTAGGAGAACTTGCATCACCAGTATTTGGAGATTATAGAGTTTGGCCAGTAGAACAATATCATTcggaaaatatattagataattcTGATACGTTAACAGCAGAATCAGTGgacaatgataatgaagataatctTGTAATCAATACAGATTGTTATGGAGTTTTAAATAATGTTAGGGATGAATATCTTTTACATGATACAAATTTTAAGAATGTACAAGATATCGATCAAATGTCTAATGTACTAACCGATCAGAATAGTAATCAATACCATTGCAATTATGCAAACAatgatttaaaacaaaattatcaaaCTTGGACTATTACAAATGTTATGGATTCTATAGATGAAAGTTATATTGATACGGATATAAGTACTTCAAAAGTACTTCATGCTATTTATCTTGATAATCCAGTAACAAATGCAAATAATGGAAATTCAAATTATAGATATCATATTAGTGAGaatgtttataatgataatccAACAGTACTTAATATTGATTCATCTGAAGATCCTTTGTATTATTCTCCAACTATAATGTCCAATGTACAGTCTACTTCTACAGATCAAGCGTACTTggaaaatcataataaatatatagggGAAACAAGAGAATATTTCCAGATGACTGGTTCTGCAGGTAGTATAAATTTCGCATCAGATGTACCTGCACTTAATCAAACATTACCTAACAACATTCCATGCAATTCTGAAGTTACATATCAGTATTCTAATTTGCATGACAATCATCAATCATATGTTACGATGTCTCAAAGTTTTGAATCACGACAATCCAATGATCTTGTAACATCGCaagatatgaatatatgtaaagaTTCTGTAACAGAGAGAGTACAGTCATGCTCTGATG GAATGTTAGATCCATTTTGGCCCAAGTGGTCCCACAAAAAATTATCAGACAataatcttgaaaatattttgaattttaatatatcaaaaagaatAGATTATACGAAAATAGATCAAACATCttgtatatattgttatactGCGCCAATAGTTACACATAAAGCCGTACTGCCCACCGATGTTTGTTCTCAACAGATAAAGTTAGTCGCAGAACAGAGACACCATTCCTTCTCGCCTTACTGGCTTCTTTACAATGATAGCTCTGCCGGTATGCGCATGGCTAATATACAAAGTAACGCCGATGAATGTAGCGCGGAACAAGTATGGATGATTCGCGCTACATCGATGTCTAATAACAACAATTCGAATATCAAGGATTCTATAGATGAAAGTGAAGATTCGATAAATGATGTTTGGATGAATGATTACTCGAAGTATCGTATGCCTttacaaaaagatataaacaGTTGCGAAGTTATAAACGCAGAAGTTTCAGAAAGTTTATTTTCTACCATACATACGGAATCAAACTTAAAAAACGAAACTATTTCTACGAGTCAAATGCAAGAGGATATAAcctattga
- the LOC124950349 gene encoding uncharacterized protein LOC124950349 isoform X2 produces MNGNDISRLSYKELQALAVKYRVPGNIKKELLIKIIRAARSRDNGEVDRLLSDLKQTRKKRTRKIKAEKLGITSTPIQSPDNVMAEDYYHSQQQQQQQQRSPYQWVGAEEEIVSREDDKIPHYEEFRQFLLRKIQREFQTYNTPHNPQHESTIVDLRTTASSSTAHSFPVDIVNCSKPNLIGINESNSCIYPLTNHIQYHHLQKDSSKSTCGSILLKKMLQAPVGTNLGELASPVFGDYRVWPVEQYHSENILDNSDTLTAESVDNDNEDNLVINTDCYGVLNNVRDEYLLHDTNFKNVQDIDQMSNVLTDQNSNQYHCNYANNDLKQNYQTWTITNVMDSIDESYIDTDISTSKVLHAIYLDNPVTNANNGNSNYRYHISENVYNDNPTVLNIDSSEDPLYYSPTIMSNVQSTSTDQAYLENHNKYIGETREYFQMTGSAGSINFASDVPALNQTLPNNIPCNSEVTYQYSNLHDNHQSYVTMSQSFESRQSNDLVTSQDMNICKDSVTERVQSCSDGMLDPFWPKWSHKKLSDNNLENILNFNISKRIDYTKIDQTSCIYCYTAPIVTHKAVLPTDVCSQQIKLVAEQRHHSFSPYWLLYNDSSAGMRMANIQSNADECSAEQVWMIRATSMSNNNNSNIKDSIDESEDSINDVWMNDYSKYRMPLQKDINSCEVINAEVSESLFSTIHTESNLKNETISTSQMQEDITY; encoded by the exons ATGAACGGCAACGATATCTCAAGATTGTCATACAAGGAATTGCAAGCATTGGCTGTGAAATATCGAGTGCCAGGCAACATAAag AAAGAGCtgcttattaaaataataagggCCGCAAGAAGCAGAGACAATGGCGAAGTCGATAGATTGTTGAGCGATTTAAAACAGACGCGGAAGAAGAGAACACGAAAGATCAAGGCCGAAAAGCTTGGTATAACCTCCACACCGATACAAAGTCCAGATAACGTCATGGCCgaagattattatcattcgcaacaacagcaacagcagcaacaacgaTCGCCTTATCAATGG gtAGGTgcagaagaagaaattgtaaGTAGAGAGGATGACAAGATTCCACATTATGAAGAATTTAGGCAATTTTTGTTACGGAAAATACAAAGAGAATTTCAAACATATAATACACCTCATAATCCACAACACGAATCGACAATTGTGGATCTAAGAACTACGGCAAGTAGTTCTACTGCACATTCCTTTCCTGTAGATATAGTTAATTGTTCTAAGCCTAATTTGATAGGTATTAATGAATCGAATTCTTGCATATATCCTTTAACTAATCATATACAGTATCATCACCTACAAAAAGATTCAAGCAAGAGTACATGTGGATCAATACTTCTTAAAAAGATGTTACAAGCTCCAGTTGGTACAAATTTAGGAGAACTTGCATCACCAGTATTTGGAGATTATAGAGTTTGGCCAGTAGAACAATATCATTcggaaaatatattagataattcTGATACGTTAACAGCAGAATCAGTGgacaatgataatgaagataatctTGTAATCAATACAGATTGTTATGGAGTTTTAAATAATGTTAGGGATGAATATCTTTTACATGATACAAATTTTAAGAATGTACAAGATATCGATCAAATGTCTAATGTACTAACCGATCAGAATAGTAATCAATACCATTGCAATTATGCAAACAatgatttaaaacaaaattatcaaaCTTGGACTATTACAAATGTTATGGATTCTATAGATGAAAGTTATATTGATACGGATATAAGTACTTCAAAAGTACTTCATGCTATTTATCTTGATAATCCAGTAACAAATGCAAATAATGGAAATTCAAATTATAGATATCATATTAGTGAGaatgtttataatgataatccAACAGTACTTAATATTGATTCATCTGAAGATCCTTTGTATTATTCTCCAACTATAATGTCCAATGTACAGTCTACTTCTACAGATCAAGCGTACTTggaaaatcataataaatatatagggGAAACAAGAGAATATTTCCAGATGACTGGTTCTGCAGGTAGTATAAATTTCGCATCAGATGTACCTGCACTTAATCAAACATTACCTAACAACATTCCATGCAATTCTGAAGTTACATATCAGTATTCTAATTTGCATGACAATCATCAATCATATGTTACGATGTCTCAAAGTTTTGAATCACGACAATCCAATGATCTTGTAACATCGCaagatatgaatatatgtaaagaTTCTGTAACAGAGAGAGTACAGTCATGCTCTGATG GAATGTTAGATCCATTTTGGCCCAAGTGGTCCCACAAAAAATTATCAGACAataatcttgaaaatattttgaattttaatatatcaaaaagaatAGATTATACGAAAATAGATCAAACATCttgtatatattgttatactGCGCCAATAGTTACACATAAAGCCGTACTGCCCACCGATGTTTGTTCTCAACAGATAAAGTTAGTCGCAGAACAGAGACACCATTCCTTCTCGCCTTACTGGCTTCTTTACAATGATAGCTCTGCCGGTATGCGCATGGCTAATATACAAAGTAACGCCGATGAATGTAGCGCGGAACAAGTATGGATGATTCGCGCTACATCGATGTCTAATAACAACAATTCGAATATCAAGGATTCTATAGATGAAAGTGAAGATTCGATAAATGATGTTTGGATGAATGATTACTCGAAGTATCGTATGCCTttacaaaaagatataaacaGTTGCGAAGTTATAAACGCAGAAGTTTCAGAAAGTTTATTTTCTACCATACATACGGAATCAAACTTAAAAAACGAAACTATTTCTACGAGTCAAATGCAAGAGGATATAAcctattga
- the LOC124950352 gene encoding Kv channel-interacting protein 2-like isoform X2, protein MKARKSREKQGELEELGGVLGGSGGGTLTLGGRHKPEELATLAANTRFSRKEIQLIYRGFKQECPSGLVDEEAFKQIFSQFFPQGDASQYAHYVFNTMKRKHSGKISFEEFLTILSKVSRGSVEEKLQWVFGLYDLDGDGLISKEEMLDVVGSIYEMLGRYTQPQIVEPHLAAREHVDRIFHLMDANKDGVVTIEELVQWCSKDEQLLRSLDTLDTVL, encoded by the exons ATGAAGGCACGTAAGAGCCGCGAGAAAC AGGGAGAACTTGAAGAACTCGGGGGCGTTTTAGGGGGTTCTGGAGGCGGGACCTTAACCTTGGGGGGACGTCACAAGCCCGAGGAATTGGCAACCTTAGCAGCTAACACGAGATTTTCAAGAAAGGAGATACAATTGATTTATCGTGGATTTAAGCAAGAGTGTCCTTCCGGATTGGTCGACGAGGAAGCTTTCAAACAAATCTTTTCGCAATTTTTTCCACAGGGAG ATGCCAGCCAGTATGCTCATTACGTGTTCAACACTATGAAGAGGAAACATTCCGGTAAAATAAGTTTCGAG GAGTTCCTGACGATTCTATCAAAAGTATCTCGAGGATCGGTGGAAGAAAAGTTACAGTGGGTTTTCGGATTATATGATCTAGATGGCGATGGATTAATCAGCAAGGAAGAAATGTTGGACGTCGTTGGATCCATTTATGAAATGCTGGGTCGTTATACTCAACCACAAATAGTCGAGCCGCATTTGGCTGCACGCGAACACGTCGATCGTATATTCCAT CTAATGGATGCGAACAAGGACGGCGTTGTAACTATCGAGGAATTGGTGCAATGGTGTTCTAAGGACGAGCAATTATTACGAAGTCTCGACACTCTTGACACAGTATTGTGA
- the LOC124950352 gene encoding Kv channel-interacting protein 2-like isoform X3: protein MEMQRQEGELEELGGVLGGSGGGTLTLGGRHKPEELATLAANTRFSRKEIQLIYRGFKQECPSGLVDEEAFKQIFSQFFPQGDASQYAHYVFNTMKRKHSGKISFEEFLTILSKVSRGSVEEKLQWVFGLYDLDGDGLISKEEMLDVVGSIYEMLGRYTQPQIVEPHLAAREHVDRIFHLMDANKDGVVTIEELVQWCSKDEQLLRSLDTLDTVL, encoded by the exons ATGGAGATGCAGCGCCAAG AGGGAGAACTTGAAGAACTCGGGGGCGTTTTAGGGGGTTCTGGAGGCGGGACCTTAACCTTGGGGGGACGTCACAAGCCCGAGGAATTGGCAACCTTAGCAGCTAACACGAGATTTTCAAGAAAGGAGATACAATTGATTTATCGTGGATTTAAGCAAGAGTGTCCTTCCGGATTGGTCGACGAGGAAGCTTTCAAACAAATCTTTTCGCAATTTTTTCCACAGGGAG ATGCCAGCCAGTATGCTCATTACGTGTTCAACACTATGAAGAGGAAACATTCCGGTAAAATAAGTTTCGAG GAGTTCCTGACGATTCTATCAAAAGTATCTCGAGGATCGGTGGAAGAAAAGTTACAGTGGGTTTTCGGATTATATGATCTAGATGGCGATGGATTAATCAGCAAGGAAGAAATGTTGGACGTCGTTGGATCCATTTATGAAATGCTGGGTCGTTATACTCAACCACAAATAGTCGAGCCGCATTTGGCTGCACGCGAACACGTCGATCGTATATTCCAT CTAATGGATGCGAACAAGGACGGCGTTGTAACTATCGAGGAATTGGTGCAATGGTGTTCTAAGGACGAGCAATTATTACGAAGTCTCGACACTCTTGACACAGTATTGTGA